In a single window of the Solea senegalensis isolate Sse05_10M linkage group LG1, IFAPA_SoseM_1, whole genome shotgun sequence genome:
- the pxdc1b gene encoding PX domain-containing protein 1, with protein sequence MASAVFEGTSLVNMFVRDCWVNGIRRLIISQRGEEEEFFEIRTEWSDRNILYLHRSYSDLGRLFKRLVESFPEDRRDLSKCPLIEGLVKIKEANDIEEKLNEVERLLKNAINMPCKYSRSEVMLTFFERSPLDQVLRNDKVHRIQPCFQSPIKISEIMRSNGFCLANTETIVFDHSIPEEKERPSSTDSVEHTYEDGSEFLPMEADVCDEETEAYVTNLSYYHLVPFETDILE encoded by the exons ATGGCATCGGCTGTGTTTGAGGGGACATCGCTGGTCAACATGTTTGTCCGGGACTGCTGGGTCAACGGCATCCGGAGACTGATCATCAGCCAGCgcggagaggaagaggagttcTTCGAGATCCGGACCGAGTGGTCAGACAGGAACATTCTATACTTGCACCGGAGTTATTCCGATCTGGGTCGGCTCTTTAAAAGACTTGTAGAGTCCTTCCCCGAGGACAGAAGAGACCTCTCCAAGTGTCCACTCATTGAAG ggcTGGTAAAAATCAAAGAGGCAAATGACATTGAGGAGAAACTGAATGAGGTGGAAAGACTACTGAAGAACGCTATAAACATGCCATGCAAG TAttccaggtcagaggtcatgttgACGTTCTTCGAGCGGTCACCACTGGACCAGGTGCTGAGGAACGACAAAGTCCACAGAATCCAGCCGTGTTTTCAGAGTCCAATCAAGATATCAg AAATCATGCGGTCCAATGGATTCTGCCTGGCCAATACAGAGACCATCGTGTTCGATCACAGTATCCCTGAGGAAAAGGAGAGACCCTCATCTACAGACTCTGTGGAGCACAC GTATGAGGACGGATCAGAGTTTTTGCCGATGGAAGCAGATGTGTGCGATGAGGAAACGGAGGCGTATGTCACCAACCTTTCCTACTACCATCTGGTCCCATTTGAGACGGACATCCTGGAATGA
- the prpf4bb gene encoding pre-mRNA processing factor 4Bb, protein MADVEMDITSSRMNNGNEHVKQDLESHEQSGNEDSGDVSEEEEEEEEEAETNGEKTEEGPKHHSSSGKHKRKKHKHRSKHKKHKHASDEDKDRKRRHRHKHRKHKRKEGSSPTGAALFASSSHKKVESSPSSGNPSLDDRALLEDLEKQRAMIKAELDSQLMEGKVQSGMGLILQGYNSGSEEDGDARVRNGEQRQRGNSGKPISPRGGKSGKSRRDSTEGSKSSSKRRSRSKSADRPAKEPKQEKVTKSTKDTGVKDRGRGRSRSKDRKRSDSTDRSKERRKSNSPSSWKVEQKASRTDKRSSPQRDDRPNQERAPRRSRSPGRERPSRSEVDRDKRPTKSPSKDASSGKENRSPHRRPPHSPVRKRSASPRHRDTRHPSASATDRIAKQSQSPSRTRSSPRRGRSRSPDSRRRDADRQDSPLRKRPRPDLGPRDRSRENSPRASSRRRMSRSPLRRRSPSPRRHSRSSPRRRSRSPLRHRSGERDRYGRLRQYRRSMSRDRERRRRRSRDEDKFKGSLSEGMKVDQESSEGEVLEDFDGEEVDEEALIEQRRQQRLAIVQKYRVGNDDSNMVSEPSSPQSSTRSRSPSPDDILERVAADVKEYERENLNTFEANIKAKHNLIPQEKDGANPKKPSAPDMFTESDDMFAADFDSARMRAAGVGKDFKENPNLRDNWTDAEGYYRVNIGETLDKRYDVYGYTGQGVFSNVIRARDTARGGQEVAVKIIRNNELMQKTGLKELEFLKKLNDADPDDKFHCLRLFRHFYHKQHLCLVFEPLSMNLREVLKKYGKDVGLHIKAVRSYSQQLFLALKLLKRCNILHADIKPDNILVNESKTILKLCDFGSASHVADNDITPYLVSRFYRAPEIIIGKPYDYGIDMWSVGCTLYELYTGKILFPGSSNNHMIKLAMDLKGKMPNKMIRKGLFKDQHFDQNLNFLYIEVDKVTEREKVTVMSTINPTKDLLTDMIGGQRLPEDQRKKVMQLKDLLDGTLMLDPAKRISINQALQHPFIQEKI, encoded by the exons ATGGCCGACGTAGAGATGGACATAACGTCCAGCAGAATGAATAATGGCAACGAACACGT aaaacaagatcTGGAAAGCCATGAACAAAGTGGGAATGAGGACAGTGGAGATGtatctgaagaagaagaggaggaagag GAGGAGGCAGAAACTAATGGCGAAAAGACGGAAGAAGGGCCcaaacatcacagcagcagtggcaaacacaagaggaaaaaacacaagcatCGTAGTaagcacaaaaaacacaaacatgcctCAGATGAGGACAAGGACCGCAAACGCAGACATCGTcataaacacaggaaacacaaacgcAAAGAGGGCTCCTCTCCCACTGGTGCTGCTCTCTTTGCCTCCTCCAGCCACAAAAAAGTTGAATCTTCTCCCTCCTCTGGAAATCCAAGTCTGGATGATAGGGCCTTACTGGAGGACTTGGAGAAACAGAGGGCCATGATCAAAGCAGAGCTGGACAGCCAGTTAATGGAAGGGAAGGTTCAGTCTGGAATGGGCTTGATCCTTCAGGGCTATAACTCTGGATCAGAAGAGGATGGAGACGCAAGGGTACGAAATGGAGAACAGCGTCAAAGAGGCAATTCAGGTAAACCCATATCtcccagaggaggaaaaagtggGAAATCGAGACGGGACTCAACTGAGGGCAGTAAATCCAGCTCCAAGCGTCGTAGTCGGAGTAAATCTGCGGACAGACCTGCTAAGGAGCCTAAGCAGGAAAAGGTGACCAAAAGCACCAAGGACACAGGTGTAAAGGACAGAGGTCGTGGCAGGAGCAGGTCAAAAGACAGAAAGCGTTCAGATAGCACTGATAGGTCCAAGGAGAGAAGGAAGTCCAACTCTCCCTCTTCTTGGAAAGTAGAACAGAAAGCCAGCCGCACTGATAAACGTTCCTCTCCACAGCGGGACGATAGACCAAACCAGGAAAGAGCACCCCGGAGATCCAGATCACCAGGACGAGAGCGACCGAGTCGCTCAGAAGTTGACCGCGACAAGCGGCCAACCAAGTCTCCATCCAAGGATGCTTCATCAGGGAAAGAGAACCGTTCCCCTCACAGACGGCCACCTCACAGTCCTGTGAGGAAACGCAGTGCTTCCCCTCGCCACAGAGACACGCGCCACCCCTCGGCGAGTGCCACAGACAGGATAGCAAAACAGAGCCAGTCTCCCTCCAGAACAAGGTCCTCACCCAGGAGAGGTCGCAGTCGCTCACCAGATTCCAGAAGGAGGGATGCTGACAGGCAGGACTCACCGCTAAG GAAACGCCCTCGGCCAGACTTGGGGCCGAGAGACAGATCACGGGAGAACagtccaagagcatcttctcgCCGCAGGATGAGTCGATCACCTCTGAGACGCAGGTCCCCATCACCACGACGACACTCCCGCTCTTCACCACGCAGACGGAGCAGGTCTCCACTGAGACACAG gtctggagagagagacaggtatGGAAGGCTCAGGCAATATCGGCGCTCCATGTCCCGTGATcgggaaaggaggaggaggcgcagCAGAGATGAAGACAAGTTCAAGGGCAGCCTTTCAGAGGGCATGAAAGTTGACCAGGAATCCTCAGAGGgagaagt GTTGGAGGATTTTGATGGTGAGGAAGTAGATGAAGAAGCTCTCATTGAACAGCGCCGGCAGCAGCGCCTGGCCATTGTCCAG AAATACAGAGTCGGGAATGATGACAGCAACATGGTGTCAGAGCCCAGCAGCCCGCAGAGCAGTACTCGCAGCCGTTCACCCTCACCTGATGACATCCTCGAGCGAGTGGCTGCCGATGTCAAGGAGTACGAACGCGAGAACCTCAACACCTTCGAGGCCAACATCAAAGCCAAGCACAACCTCATCCCCCAGGAGAAAGATG GAGCCAATCCAAAGAAGCCCTCGGCCCCCGACATGTTTACGGAGTCAGACGACATGTTTGCCGCTGACTTTGAT AGTGCCAGGATGAGAGCAGCAGGTGTCGGAAAAGACTTTAAAGAAAACCCCAACCTCAGGGACAACTGGACTGATGCTGAGGGTTACTACC GGGTGAACATTGGGGAGACGCTGGACAAGCGCTATGATGTGTATGGCTACACTGGCCAGGGTGTGTTCAGCAATGTCATCAGAGCCAGGGACACTGCGAGGGGCGGCCAGGAGGTGGCAGTCAAGATCATCCGAAACAACGAGCTCAT GCAGAAGACTGGTTTGAAAGAACTGGAGTTCCTCAAAAAGCTGAATGACGCAGATCCCGATGACAAGTTCCACTGCCTTCGCCTTTTCAGACACTTCTATCACAAGCAGCACCTGTGTCTGGTATTTGAGCCTCTCAG caTGAATTTGCGAGAGGTGCTGAAGAAATACGGCAAAGACGTTGGGCTCCATATCAAGGCTGTGCGCTCGTACAGCCAGCAGCTCTTCTTGGCCCTGAAGCTGCTTAAAAGATGCAACATTCTCCACGCTGACATCAAGCCAGACAATATCCTG GTTAATGAGTCAAAGACCATTCTGAAGCTTTGTGACTTTGGTTCTGCATCCCATGTTGCTGACAACGACATCACACCATACCTGGTCAGCAGGTTCTACAGAGCTCCAGAAATCA TCATAGGGAAACCGTACGACTATGGCATCGACATGTGGTCTGTCGGCTGCACTTTGTACGAGCTCTACACCGGCAAAATCCTGTTTCCTGGATCTTCCAACAATCACATGATCAAACTCGCCATGGACCTGAAGGGCAAGATGCCCAACAAG ATGATCCGTAAAGGTTTGTTCAAAGACCAGCACTTCGATCAGAATTTGAACTTCCTCTACATTGAAGTGGACAAAGTAACAGAAAGG GAGAAGGTGACGGTGATGAGCACCATCAACCCCACCAAAGATCTGCTGACGGACATGATCGGAGGCCAGCGGCTTCCCGAGGACCAGAGGAAGAAGGTCATGCAGCTGAAGGACCTGCTGGACGGCACGCTGATGCTGGACCCGGCCAAACGCATCAGCATCAACCAGGCTCTGCAGCATCCTTTCATCCAGGAGAAGATTTAA